In the genome of Fusarium fujikuroi IMI 58289 draft genome, chromosome FFUJ_chr02, one region contains:
- a CDS encoding related to M.capricolum transcription repressor gives MRFSPLLSTLFYTFSNITRVRPPLPSHLAFRPIPLRSMSGIPLLGALFGTSSKNSSNMSYPDQRSNDEWRAVLNKEQFRILREKGTEPPGSGKFDKHYPEQGVYTCAGCDAPLYKASHKFSSGCGWPAYFDSIPGAVVRHEDRAFGMARTEIVCANCGGHLGHVFKGEGFDTPTDERHCVNSVSLSFSPDDKTVKDKPESKA, from the exons ATGCGCTTCTCTCCATTACTGTCAACACTCTTCTACACTTTCTCAAACATCACCCGCGTGAGACCTCCTCTGCCTTCACACCTGGCCTTTCGACCTATTCCCCTGCGATCTATGTCTGGTATTCCTCTGCTGGGCGCTTTATTTGGCACTTCATCCAAGAACTCTTCCAATATGTCGTACCCTGATCAACGTTCAAACGACGAGTGGCGGGCTGTCCTCAACAAGG AGCAATTCCGTATCCTGCGTGAGAAGGGTACCGAACCTCCTGGCTCTGGAAAGTTTGACAAGCACTATCCTGAGCAGGGTGTCTATACCTGCGCTGGTTGTGACGCTCCGCTTTATAAGGCGAGCCACAAGTTCAGCTCCGGTTGCGGCTGGCCAGCCTACTTTGACAGCATCCCTGGTGCCGTTGTCCGTCACGAAGATCGCGCTTTCGGTATGGCACGAACGGAGATTGTATGTGCCAACTGCGGCGGTCACCTAGGACATGTGTTCAAGGGCGAGGGCTTTGACACGCCCACTGATGAGCGTCACTGCGTGAACAGCGTCAGCCTAAGCTTTTCACCCGACGATAAGACTGTCAAGGATAAGCCCGAAAGCAAGGCTTGA